A window from Actinomycetospora corticicola encodes these proteins:
- a CDS encoding MFS transporter: MSSPGQAAPDPRRWRALVVCLVAGFMTLLDVSIVNVALPSMQRGLGASSAELSWVVSGYALTFGLVLVSSGRLGDDRGRKKMFLIALALFTITSAVAGFSVDPTMLVIARLLQGVAGGMLNPQVIGVIQQLFSGRERGRAFGLFGAVIGVSTAVGPLSGGLLLQWVGEAEGWRWVFYVNVPIGIVALLLGLRWLPRDEARTGERRPLDLVGALLLGGAVVALMLPLVLSEQDFSGAPWWLVGVAVLLGLLFVAWERRAKRTHGHPLVNFGLLRTRSYAMGTALGLLYFAGFTSIFFVLTLFLQQGRQFTPLEAGLALTPFAVGSAVSSAVGGRLISRLGKPLIVGGLVTVVVGLVATDIVLRLNPSSVGWAIAVPLLVAGVGGGLVIAPNQTLALEEVPAREGGTAAGVLQTGQRIGSAIGISAVGAVFFGELTSSRGDWSSSISSGLIITVGLVVLALLVGIADLVAGRVTRRRPTAEPVPDDRSAPVSDAPSRESSPDSSPEPSREEPEVSGPAVVGRVVRSEDGEPVPGAVLTLVDETGHQAARADGESDGSFRLVPDHAGTYQLVVRAHGRAPDVGRVAVSSHANAYDVVLGPAAEAHVVRSFH; encoded by the coding sequence GTGAGCTCTCCCGGCCAGGCCGCCCCCGATCCCCGCCGCTGGCGCGCCCTCGTGGTCTGCCTGGTCGCCGGTTTCATGACCCTGCTCGACGTCAGCATCGTCAACGTCGCCCTGCCCTCCATGCAGCGCGGGCTCGGCGCCTCGTCGGCCGAGCTGTCCTGGGTGGTCTCCGGGTACGCGCTGACCTTCGGGCTCGTGCTCGTCTCCTCCGGCCGCCTCGGCGACGACCGCGGCCGCAAGAAGATGTTCCTCATCGCGCTCGCGCTGTTCACCATCACGAGCGCGGTGGCCGGGTTCTCGGTCGACCCGACGATGCTGGTCATCGCCCGTCTCCTGCAGGGCGTGGCGGGCGGCATGCTGAACCCCCAGGTCATCGGGGTGATCCAGCAGCTGTTCTCCGGCCGGGAGCGGGGTCGGGCATTCGGGCTGTTCGGCGCGGTCATCGGGGTGTCGACCGCGGTCGGACCGCTCTCCGGCGGCCTCCTGCTGCAGTGGGTCGGCGAGGCCGAGGGCTGGCGCTGGGTCTTCTACGTCAACGTGCCGATCGGCATCGTCGCGCTGCTGCTCGGTCTGCGCTGGCTGCCCCGCGACGAGGCCCGGACCGGGGAGCGTCGGCCGCTCGACCTCGTCGGGGCGCTCCTGCTCGGCGGGGCCGTGGTCGCGCTGATGCTGCCGCTCGTGCTCTCCGAGCAGGACTTCTCGGGTGCGCCCTGGTGGCTCGTCGGCGTCGCCGTGCTCCTCGGGCTGCTCTTCGTCGCCTGGGAACGCCGCGCCAAGCGCACCCACGGCCACCCGCTGGTGAACTTCGGGCTGCTGCGCACCCGCAGCTACGCGATGGGCACCGCCCTCGGCCTGCTCTACTTCGCCGGCTTCACGTCCATCTTCTTCGTGCTCACCCTGTTCCTCCAGCAGGGCCGGCAGTTCACCCCGCTCGAGGCGGGGCTCGCCCTCACCCCGTTCGCGGTGGGCTCGGCCGTCTCGTCCGCGGTCGGCGGCCGCCTCATCTCCCGGCTGGGCAAGCCGCTGATCGTCGGCGGCCTGGTGACCGTGGTCGTCGGCCTCGTCGCGACCGACATCGTGCTGCGGCTCAACCCCTCGAGCGTGGGCTGGGCGATCGCGGTGCCGCTGCTCGTCGCCGGCGTGGGCGGCGGACTCGTGATCGCCCCGAACCAGACGCTCGCGCTCGAGGAGGTCCCCGCCCGCGAGGGCGGCACGGCGGCCGGCGTGCTGCAGACCGGGCAGCGGATCGGGTCCGCCATCGGCATCTCCGCGGTCGGCGCGGTCTTCTTCGGGGAGCTCACGTCCAGCCGCGGCGACTGGTCGAGCTCCATCAGCTCCGGGCTCATCATCACCGTCGGCCTGGTCGTGCTGGCGCTGCTCGTGGGCATCGCCGACCTCGTCGCGGGGCGCGTCACCCGCCGCCGTCCCACCGCCGAGCCCGTTCCCGACGACAGGTCGGCGCCGGTCTCCGACGCACCCTCCCGCGAGTCCTCCCCCGACTCCTCCCCGGAGCCCTCGCGGGAGGAGCCCGAGGTGTCCGGACCCGCCGTCGTCGGCCGGGTCGTGCGGTCCGAGGACGGCGAGCCGGTGCCGGGCGCCGTGCTCACGCTGGTCGACGAGACCGGCCACCAGGCCGCCCGGGCCGACGGGGAGTCCGACGGGTCGTTCCGACTGGTCCCGGACCACGCCGGGACCTACCAGCTCGTGGTCCGGGCCCACGGGCGCGCACCCGACGTCGGCCGGGTGGCGGTGAGCTCGCACGCGAACGCCTACGACGTGGTACTCGGGCCTGCCGCCGAGGCCCACGTGGTCCGCTCGTTCCACTGA
- a CDS encoding VOC family protein, with protein MEVLSSRILIRPRDPEVAWAFYGGTLGLAVAREFPGGVVYFLGTGHLEVSGRVPDGEPGPDGLWLQVRDVEAAEAELRAAGVTITRGARTEPWGLRECWIADPDGRALVLVEVPPDHPMRRDVRGT; from the coding sequence GTGGAGGTGCTGTCCAGCCGCATCCTGATCCGCCCGCGCGACCCCGAGGTCGCCTGGGCCTTCTACGGCGGGACGCTGGGCCTCGCGGTCGCCCGCGAGTTCCCGGGCGGGGTCGTCTACTTCCTGGGCACCGGTCACCTGGAGGTCTCGGGGCGGGTTCCCGACGGCGAGCCGGGGCCGGACGGCCTCTGGCTGCAGGTCCGCGACGTGGAGGCCGCCGAGGCGGAACTGCGGGCGGCCGGGGTGACGATCACCCGCGGGGCCCGGACCGAGCCGTGGGGCCTGCGGGAGTGCTGGATCGCCGACCCCGACGGTCGCGCGCTCGTGCTGGTGGAGGTCCCGCCGGACCATCCGATGCGGCGGGATGTGCGGGGCACGTGA
- a CDS encoding LLM class F420-dependent oxidoreductase, whose amino-acid sequence MAQARIDFPSRVGVWWTSDSWRITESAEVARDLEGMGYGSLWYGEAYGKESLTQAGAFLNATERLVVGTGIANIHARDPIAAESGARTLTALHPGRFVLGLGVSHAPLVERGRGGTYAKPLATMRDYLQRMDAVAAEVEPDARPTRVIAALGPKMIELSGTNADGAHPYLVLPEQTRTTREALGPDKWVISEQAVALGDEETALRRAHAHLEIYSGLPNYRNSWLRQGFEESDLVRGGSERLKRALVGMGSAEQAAASITAHLDAGADHVLVQPLGDSPFDDPRETLRELAGALGL is encoded by the coding sequence ATGGCTCAGGCACGCATCGACTTCCCGTCCCGCGTCGGCGTCTGGTGGACCAGCGACTCGTGGCGCATCACCGAGTCCGCCGAGGTCGCCCGCGATCTGGAGGGGATGGGCTACGGCTCGCTCTGGTACGGCGAGGCCTACGGCAAGGAGTCCCTCACGCAGGCCGGGGCGTTCCTGAACGCGACCGAGCGCCTCGTCGTCGGGACCGGCATCGCGAACATCCACGCGCGGGACCCGATCGCGGCCGAGTCCGGCGCGCGGACGCTGACGGCGCTGCACCCCGGGCGCTTCGTGCTCGGGCTCGGCGTGTCGCACGCCCCGCTGGTGGAGCGCGGTCGGGGCGGCACGTACGCGAAGCCGCTCGCGACGATGCGGGACTACCTCCAGCGCATGGACGCCGTCGCGGCCGAGGTCGAGCCGGACGCCCGGCCCACCCGCGTGATCGCGGCGCTCGGGCCGAAGATGATCGAGCTCTCCGGGACGAACGCCGACGGCGCGCACCCCTACCTCGTGCTGCCGGAGCAGACCCGCACCACCCGCGAGGCCCTCGGCCCCGACAAGTGGGTCATCTCCGAGCAGGCCGTGGCCCTCGGCGACGAGGAGACCGCGCTGCGCCGGGCCCACGCCCACCTCGAGATCTACTCGGGCCTGCCGAACTACCGGAACTCGTGGCTGCGGCAGGGCTTCGAGGAGTCCGACCTGGTGCGGGGTGGGTCGGAGCGGCTCAAGCGTGCCCTGGTCGGCATGGGCTCGGCCGAGCAGGCCGCCGCCTCGATCACCGCGCACCTCGACGCCGGCGCCGACCACGTGCTGGTCCAGCCGCTGGGGGACTCCCCGTTCGACGATCCGCGGGAGACGCTGCGGGAGCTCGCGGGTGCCCTCGGCCTGTGA
- a CDS encoding MerR family transcriptional regulator, producing MDSRAIHVSCPVEGSPMRVGELSRRSGVSVASIKYYLREGLLPAGERSSPNQASYDDGHLRRLRMIRALIDVGGLSVVATRDVLAAVDDPELPLFEALGRASGTTTDAPAPEEEPDEAWEAAERMLAAHVDERGWQVSAQNPAWANAVGVLATYVRLGDGDLANQLGLYMRTMEEVAEREVAAVVNRGDRARTVEGVVVGTVLGDTLIAAVRRLAQQHQSLRLLGEAPTNPRV from the coding sequence ATGGACAGTAGAGCTATCCATGTTTCCTGTCCAGTCGAGGGGAGCCCGATGCGGGTCGGCGAGCTGAGCCGGCGCAGTGGCGTGAGCGTCGCGTCGATCAAGTACTACCTGCGGGAGGGGCTGCTCCCGGCGGGCGAGCGCAGCAGCCCGAACCAGGCCTCGTACGACGACGGGCACCTCCGGCGGCTGCGCATGATCCGGGCGTTGATCGACGTCGGGGGCCTGTCCGTCGTCGCGACCCGGGACGTGCTCGCCGCGGTCGACGACCCGGAGCTCCCGCTGTTCGAGGCCCTCGGCCGTGCGTCGGGGACCACGACGGACGCCCCGGCCCCCGAGGAGGAGCCGGACGAGGCGTGGGAGGCCGCCGAGCGCATGCTCGCCGCGCACGTCGACGAGCGCGGGTGGCAGGTCTCGGCGCAGAACCCGGCGTGGGCGAACGCCGTGGGCGTCCTCGCCACGTACGTGCGGCTCGGCGACGGGGACCTCGCGAACCAGCTCGGGCTCTACATGCGCACCATGGAGGAGGTCGCCGAGCGCGAGGTGGCGGCCGTGGTGAATCGAGGTGACCGGGCGCGGACCGTGGAGGGCGTCGTCGTCGGGACCGTCCTCGGGGACACCCTCATCGCCGCGGTCCGCCGGCTCGCGCAGCAGCACCAGTCGCTGCGGCTCCTCGGGGAAGCGCCGACGAATCCGCGGGTCTAG
- a CDS encoding DUF2834 domain-containing protein, with translation MRYVYLALAVVGLVGTWWFNLASFAAGEDYLAGWFATAASSSAAVDILVAGLAACVFMVVEGRRLGWPTWSLVLLVVGSAAIAVAFVFPLFLFLRDRARSVLEVSS, from the coding sequence ATGAGGTACGTCTACCTGGCGCTCGCGGTGGTCGGGCTCGTCGGCACGTGGTGGTTCAACCTGGCGTCCTTCGCGGCCGGGGAGGACTACCTCGCCGGGTGGTTCGCGACCGCCGCCTCGTCCTCCGCCGCGGTCGACATCCTCGTCGCGGGGCTGGCGGCCTGCGTGTTCATGGTGGTCGAGGGTCGGCGTCTCGGGTGGCCGACGTGGTCGCTCGTCCTGCTGGTCGTCGGCAGCGCGGCGATCGCCGTCGCCTTCGTGTTCCCGCTCTTCCTCTTCCTGCGCGACCGCGCCCGTTCCGTCCTGGAGGTCTCCTCATGA